The Castanea sativa cultivar Marrone di Chiusa Pesio chromosome 11, ASM4071231v1 genome contains a region encoding:
- the LOC142617249 gene encoding tyrosine--tRNA ligase 1, cytoplasmic-like: MATEAPDQDQNEAAAPPEAEIQSLAISSSSSSNLTNQMMMSLEERYQIVRSIGEECIQEDELRNLLEKKPEPICYDGFEPSGRMHIAQGVMKAINVNKLTSAGCRVKIWIADWFAQLNNKMGGDLKKIEVVGRYLIEIWKAVGMDIDGGKVEFLWSSKEINSRAHEYWPLVMDIARRNTVSRIKRCGQIMGRSDEEELTAAQIFYPCMQCADVFFLKADICQLGMDQRKVNVLAREYCDDIKRKNKPIILSHHMLPGLQQGQEKMSKSDPQSSIFMEDDEAEVNLKIKRAYCPPDIVEGNPCLEYVKYLILPWFKKFVIERSAENGGDKSFENFEELVAYYESGKLHPADLKPALAKALNKILEPVREHFKNDKDAKDLLKRVKAYRVTR; the protein is encoded by the exons ATGGCGACGGAAGCACCTGATCAAGATCAAAACGAAGCCGCCGCACCACCCGAGGCAGAGATTCAATCCCTCgcaatctcttcctcttcctcatccAACCTAACCAACCA GATGATGATGAGCCTGGAGGAGAGGTACCAGATCGTGAGGAGCATAGGAGAGGAGTGTATTCAAGAAGACGAGCTTCGTAATCTTCTCGAAAAGAAACCCGAACCCATTTGCTACGACGGGTTCGAGCCCTCCGGTCGAATGCACATCGCTCAG GGAGTTATGAAGGCAATAAATGTGAACAAGCTGACATCTGCTGGGTGCAGAGTGAAAATATGGATTGCAGATTGGTTTGCCCAGCTAAACAATAAGATGGGAGGTGACTTGAAGAAAATTGAGGTTGTTGGGCGCTACCTCATTGAGATTTGGAAGGCCGTCGGGATGGATATTGATGGAGGGAAGGTGGAGTTTCTGTGGTCCTCCAAGGAGATAAACTCGAGAGCTCACGAGTACTGGCCTCTTGTGATGGATATAGCACGAAGGAATACGGTTTCAAGGATAAAAAG GTGTGGTCAAATTATGGGTCGAAGTGACGAGGAAGAGTTGACTGCAGCACAAATTTTCTACCCGTGCATGCAATGTGCTGATGTGTTTTTCTTGAAG gcCGACATTTGCCAACTGGGAATGGATCAGCGAAAAGTGAATGTACTTGCAAGAGAGTACTGTGATGACATCAAGAGGAAAAACAAGCCTATTATTTTGTCACACC ACATGTTACCCGGTTTACAACAAGGTCAGGAGAAGATGTCGAAAAGTGATCCACAATCTTCCATTTTTATGGAAGATGACGAG GCCGAAGTGAATTTGAAGATAAAGAGAGCATACTGTCCTCCAGATATTGTGGAAGGGAATCCATGCTTGGAGTATGTGAAGTACCTCATTTTACCTTGGTTTAAAAAGTTTGTAATAGAGCGCAGTGCAGAGAATGGTGGTGATAA GAGCTTcgaaaattttgaagaattggTTGCTTACTATGAAAGTGGAAAGCTACATCCAGCTGATCTTAAACCAGCCTTGGCAAAGGCTTTGAATAAGATACTAGAG CCTGTAAGAGAACACTTCAAGAATGACAAAGATGCAAAAGATCTTTTGAAAAGGGTTAAG GCTTACAGAGTCACAAGGTAA
- the LOC142615101 gene encoding uncharacterized protein LOC142615101, with protein MNYETILKVIWIFKLFSDLLFNEKFLVRAKIVGHCIIGRCDGCCGEHVSSLLKFTIFCYFKDFITRSQSEWIVRKAVWYNFGYSYSAANKNMAVNWEEKTLYDYLLNPKK; from the exons ATGAATTATGAAACTATTTTGAAggttatttggatttttaagtTGTTCTCTGATTTGTTGTTTAATGAGAAATTTCTTGTCCGAGCTAAGATTGTTGGACATTGCATTATTGGACGTTGTGATGGGTGTTGCGGAGAACATGTTTCAAGTTTGctaaaattcacaatattttgcTATTTCAAGGATTTCATTACTAG GTCCCAATCTGAATGGATTGTTCGGAAGGCAGTCTGGTACAACTTCGGGTACTCCTATTCAGCTGCTAACAAGAACATGGCTGTGAATTGGGAGGAAAAGACTTTGTATGATTACTTGCTGAACCCCAAAAAG TAA